From the Tribolium castaneum strain GA2 chromosome 2, icTriCast1.1, whole genome shotgun sequence genome, one window contains:
- the NHP2 gene encoding H/ACA ribonucleoprotein complex subunit 2-like protein: protein MGEIKTEPLDGAEDQKEEELTYEQKVNNCNTIAKPMASKKLTKKVHKLVKKAVKHKTYVRNGLKDVQKRIRKGETGIVIFAGDITPIDIMCHLPAVCEDRDIPYVYVPSRRDLGGAMGIMRGCMLALVRPHDDYKDMFNELKDEIKTLAVEL, encoded by the exons ATGGGTGAGATAAAAACGGAGCCTCTGGACGGGGCTGAGGACCAGAAAGAGGAAGAATTGACCTACGAGCAAAAAGTCAACAACTGTAATACAATAGCAAAGCCTATGGCgtcgaaaaaattgacaaaaaaagtaCACAAATTGGTGAAAAAAG CCGTAAAACACAAAACGTACGTCCGGAACGGGCTGAAGGATGTGCAAAAACGGATTCGCAAGGGGGAGACAGGGATTGTGATCTTCGCTGGAGACATTACTCCCATCGATATAATGTGCCACTTACCGGCGGTTTGTGAGGACAGAGACATTCCGTACGTGTATGTGCCTAGTAGGCGGGACTTGGGGGGCGCAATGGGGATCATGAGGGGCTGCATGTTGGCGTTAGTGCGCCCCCATGACGACTACAAGGATATGTTTAACGAGTTAAAGGATGAAATCAAAACTTTGGCTGTAGAATTGTAA